From Nymphalis io chromosome 10, ilAglIoxx1.1, whole genome shotgun sequence, a single genomic window includes:
- the LOC126771490 gene encoding peroxiredoxin-5, mitochondrial, whose amino-acid sequence MFFTAVSIIRNASAFAKQASSRAVHTTFFAMAPVKVGDKMPSIDLFEDSPANKVNICELTAGKKVVLFAVPGAFTPGCSKTHLPGYVQNADKLKSEGVSEIVCVSVNDPYVMAAWGTQHNTKGKVRMLADPSGNFIKALDLGTNLPPLGGFRSKRFSMVINDSKVEDLNVEPDGTGLSCSLADKIKLKN is encoded by the exons ATGTTTTTCACGGCCGTGTCTATTATTCGAAACGCTTCGGCATTTGCAAAACAAGCGTCTAGTAGAGCGGTACACACGACTTTTTTCGCCATGGCTCCAGTTAAG GTTGGTGATAAAATGCCATCAATTGATTTGTTCGAGGATTCACCTGCGaataaagtgaatatttgcgaaTTAACTGCTGGAAAGAAAGTTGTTCTTTTCGCTGTTCCTGGAGCCTTTACTCCTGGTTGCTCCAAGACACATTTGCCTGGATACGTTCAGAACGCTGACAAATTGAAGTCGGAGGGAGTTTCGGAAATAGTGTGTGTATCAGTAAACGATCCTTATGTGATGGCAGCATGGGGGACACAACACAATACTAAGGGAaaa GTGCGCATGCTAGCGGATCCAAGTGGCAATTTCATTAAAGCCTTGGATCTTGGAACTAACCTCCCACCACTTGGTGGTTTTCGCTCCAAGCGTTTCTCCATGGTCATCAATGACAGTAAAGTTGAAGATCTGAATGTCGAGCCTGATGGAACAGGACTGTCTTGCTCACTCGCTGATAAGATTAAGCTGAAGAATTAA
- the LOC126771442 gene encoding transportin-3 produces the protein MEAPSMDTIYQAINALYDNPNPNEKEKASRWLGEVQKSIHSWKVADQLLQQKKDVHSCYFAAQTMRSKVQHNLSELPQEAVVSLRDSLVAHLEGISPDTSSAIVTQLSLALADLALQMTSWSNCVGDLIKLFSNKNDFVLLEVLTVLPQEIDSSSLKLGENRREEIKSELRANSQLVTFFLKECLNSSQSTNIALKIVKCMTSWIQVRAMSIQEVPQNAVIGFSLQVLRDHNSINLLHSAASDCICAILHCLEDNNNNTDVEKLLFDSVSALEESYHMAVAHEEEEKAANYAGVFTELAETFLEKIILCAANGNAHFAMRSLELSLVCVGHHDYDVAEITFNLWYRLSEEVYERDYQPLTDVFKPHIERLIEALARHCQCEPDHTQLPDEGDEFYEFRMKVMELIKDVVFIVGSSSVFRQMFAVLQADLPWEQTEAALFIMQSVAKNILPEEYEYVPKVVEAILSMPEGTHPAVRKTCILLLGELCEWIERHPECLEPCLQSLIGALQDQSLAGAAATALQNICAACRSHAAPHAATLLRAARRADDLSLAPRAAAALLRALAAAVGRLPPEQLALAMREAAAVQLEGLRELLAREAEPRRGTRSDPVLWLDRLAALFRDVDAPAGPASHPCLPAFRDAWPVVHEVMNKFSREGRIMERACRSVRFMVRCTGRHAAPLLPALAQALPALYAARAHSCLLYLAAVLADALADPTDAAAQRALSRLLHALLPPALSLLAAPDALRDNPDTVDDLYRLCVRYLQRSPGALLAAEGALPQLLSLGARACALDHRDANCSLMKFLHDLARIANSTRDDDRQVKEAISATLTQYGETLTFALLEASVLHLHSYMLSEVAEVMLELVWWQKRAGADWLASALRRLSRAPPAATDHQCWQFHQYAIRAEKCKEMTRLLRDFARLYR, from the exons atgGAGGCTCCATCAATGGACACTATTTACCAGGCCATTAATGCCTTGTATGATAACCCCAACCCAAATGAAAAGGAAAAGGCCTCACGATGGTTAGGAGAAGTACAAAAGTCT ATTCATTCATGGAAAGTAGCCGATCAGCTTTTACAACAAAAGAAAGATGTTCATTCGTGTTATTTCGCAGCCCAAACAATGAGATCTAAAGTGCAGCATAACCTTTCGGAATTGCCTCAGGAAGCCGTGGTTTCGCTCAGAGATTCTCTCGTTGCTCACTTAGAAGGAATCTCTCCCGACACAAGTTCAGCAATAGTCACTCAGCTTTCGTTGGCCTTAGCCGATTTAGCATTGCAGATGACATCGTGGTCCAACTGTGTTGGTGATTTGatcaaattattttctaataaaaatgacTTTGTTCTCTTAGAAGTATTAACGGTGTTACCTCAAGAAATTGATTCATCAAGTTTAAAACTCGGGGAGAACCGCCGGGAAGAAATCAAATCAGAACTAAGAGCAAATTCTCAATTAGTGACATTTTTCCTTAAAGAGTGTTTAAATAGTTCCCAAAGTACTAATATAGCATTGAAAATCGTTAAATGTATGACTTCGTGGATCCAGGTTAGGGCAATGAGTATACAGGAAGTGCCTCAGAATGCTGTTATTGGATTCAGTTTACAGGTTCTAAGAGATCACAATTCTATTAATCTGCTGCACTCTGCTGCTTCTGATTGTATTTGTGCAATACTTCACTGTTTAGAggacaataacaataatactgaTGTAGAAAAGTTATTGTTTGATAGTGTTTCCGCACTGGAGGAGAGTTATCACATGGCAGTTGCTCATGAGGAAGAAGAGAAAGCTGCAAATTATGCAGGGGTGTTTACAGAATTAGCGGAAACATTCTTAGAGAAAATAATCTTGTGCGCTGCAAATGGCAATGCACATTTTGCAATGAGATCATTGGAGCTCTCACTTGTGTGTGTTGGACATCATGATTATGAT gTAGCAGAAATCACATTTAATTTATGGTATCGTCTATCAGAAGAAGTTTATGAAAGAGACTATCAACCGCTAACAGACGTGTTTAAACCGCACATAGAGAGGTTAATCGAAGCATTGGCCAGACATTGTCAGTGTGAACCGGACCACACTCAGTTACCTGACGAAGGAGATGAATTCTAT GAATTCCGCATGAAAGTAATGGAATTGATAAAGGATGTTGTGTTCATTGTTGGGTCAAGTTCGGTGTTCCGACAGATGTTTGCAGTTCTTCAGGCTGACTTGCCTTGGGAGCAAACTGAAGCAGCTCTTTTTATCATGCAATCTGtagctaaaaatatattgcC TGAAGAATACGAATATGTGCCAAAAGTAGTGGAAGCCATCCTGTCGATGCCCGAGGGTACGCACCCGGCGGTGAGGAAGACCTGCATCCTCCTGCTGGGCGAGCTCTGCGAGTGGATAGAGAGGCACCCCGAGTGCCTAGAGCCGTGCCTGCAGAGTCTCATCGGGGCGCTGCAGGACCAGAGCCTGGCGGGCGCGGCGGCCACGGCGCTGCAGAACATCTGCGCCGCGTGCCGCAGCCACGCCGCGCCGCACGCCGCCACGCTGCtgcgcgccgcgcgccgcgccgaCGACCTCAGCCTggcgccgcgcgccgccgccgcgctgctGCGCGCGCTGGCCGCCGCCGTGGGCCGCCTGCCGCCCGAGCAGCTGGCGCTGGCCATGCGCGAGGCGGCCGCCGTGCAGCTGGAGGGGCTGCGCGAGCTGCTGGCGCGCGAGGCCGAGCCGCGCCGCGGCACGCGCAGCGACCCCGTGCTGTGGCTCGACCGCCTGGCGGCGCTGTTCCGCGACGTGGACGCGCCGGCCGGGCCCGCCTCGCACCCGTGCCTGCCCGCCTTCCGCGACGCCTGGCCCGTCGTGCACGAGGTCATGAACAA GTTCTCACGCGAGGGCCGCATCATGGAGCGCGCGTGCCGCAGCGTGCGCTTCATGGTGCGCTGCACGGGCCGCCACGCCGCGCCGCTGCTGCCCGCGCTGGCGCAGGCGCTGCCCGCGCTGTACGCCGCGCGCGCGCACTCGTGCCTGCTGTACCTGGCCGCCGTGCTGGCCGACGCGCTGGCCGACCCCACCGACGCCGCCGCCCAGCGCGCTCTGTCCCGCCTGCTGCACGCGCTGCTGCCGCCCGCGCTGTCGCTGCTGGCCGCGCCCGACGCGCTGCGCGACAACCCCGACACGGTGGACGACCTCTACCGCCTCTGCGTGCG GTACCTGCAGCGGAGCCCGGGGGCGTTGCTGGCGGCGGAGGGCGCGCTGCCGCAGCTGCTGTCGCTAGGTGCGCGCGCGTGTGCGCTGGACCATCGCGACGCCAACTGCTCGCTCATGAAGTTCCTGCACGACCTCGCCAGGATCGCTAACTCCACGCGCGATGACGACCGCCAGGTCAAGG aggCCATCAGCGCGACTCTGACGCAGTACGGCGAGACTCTCACGTTCGCGCTCCTCGAAGCCTCCGTTCTCCATCTGCACTCCTACATGCTCTCCGAG GTCGCGGAGGTGATGCTGGAGCTGGTGTGGTGGCAGAAGCGCGCGGGCGCGGACTGGCTGGCGAGTGCGCTGCGCCGGCTGtcccgcgcgccgcccgccgccacCGACCACCAGTGCTGGCAGTTTCACCAGTACGCCATAAG GGCCGAGAAATGCAAGGAAATGACACGATTACTTCGAGACTTCGCCCGTCTCTACCGGTAG
- the LOC126771454 gene encoding chromatin assembly factor 1 subunit B, translating into MKFTIPEISWHNRDPVLSVDFQPKCEPNDPLRLATGGTDSHVLIWYISTTEKGSINLEVAADLTRHQKAVNVVRWSPNGQYLASGDDESIIIVWKQKTEDLLPPMEGEEQYKESWVIHKTLRGHMEDVLDMSWSSSSLQMASGSVDNKLLIWDVGRGRYSSIVSDHKGFVQGVAWDPQGQLIATTSTDRVFRTFDVNTKKVVSRSSKAILPFPKEHALHNVKVRLYHDDTLQTYFRRLQFSPDGLLIAVPAGRIEPEQGKPDMKPMNAVYIYTRYSLKVPVCVLPCAEPALALRWCPRRLAPRARRPAPAPAPAPAFPGARRLLAVATRRSLALYDTQQRTPIALVANVHYTRLTDLTWSPNGRILVASSTDGFCSVVTFNEGELGEFLPDEVAEPDAEPMEVEEPQQNEKDATEEIKSDTKQITIHNTQKIDSFIKFKTPGENRPVKKSEKSPKKAKIDSSQQQKTPVKIDVLVETAMQSWSDNSSNDVIKPKEMDVDNNKDEIMVIEDSEDIKLVYDETENSKLDNQSPTENRTKPAETNKSVPDSKKSLVKTNLSPKHCETPTTKTSNFFKQAKVTDMKEPVVNKTVASPKTPRRVSFVTLSSPKNSKKK; encoded by the exons GTATATATCGACGACAGAAAAAGGATCTATAAATTTAGAAGTAGCTGCTGACTTAACTCGACATCAAAAAGCTGTAAATGTCGTGAGATGGTCACCAAACGGTCAATACTTAGCCTCGGGTGATGATGAATCAATTATTATCGTTTGGAAACAAAAAACAGAAGATCTACTACCACCAATGGAAGGAGAGGAACAGTATAAAGAGTCATGGGTAATACATAAG ACTCTCCGAGGCCACATGGAAGATGTGCTAGACATGAGTTGGTCTAGCTCATCATTGCAAATGGCATCAGGTTCTGTGGACAACAAGTTACTTATCTGGGATGTGGGCAGAGGTCGCTATAGCTCCATTGTGTCAGACCacaagggctttgtgcaaggtgtAGCTTGGGATCCACAAGGTCAGCTGATAGCTACAACAAGTACTGATCG AGTATTCCGAACCTTTGATGTGAACACAAAGAAGGTAGTGTCCCGTAGCAGTAAGGCAATACTTCCTTTCCCTAAAGAACATGCTTTACATAATGTGAAAGTACGTCTTTATCATGATGATACTTTGCAAACATATTTCAGAAGATTACAGTTTAGTCCCGATGGACTTCTCATTGCTG TGCCCGCTGGCAGGATCGAGCCCGAACAGGGCAAACCTGACATGAAGCCCATGAATGccgtttatatttatacaagataCTCATTGAAAGT GCCGGTGTGCGTGCTGCCGTGCGCGGAGCCGGCGCTGGCGCTGCGCTGGTGCCCGCGCCGCCTCGCCCCGCGCGCGCGCcggcccgcgcccgcgcccgcgcccgcgcccgccttCCCCGGCGCGCGCCGCCTGCTGGCCGTGGCGACGCGCCGCTCGCTCGCGCTGTACGACACGCAGCAGCGCACGCCCATCGCGCTCGTCGCCAACGTGCACTACACCAG GCTCACGGATCTGACCTGGTCGCCAAACGGGCGCATTCTGGTTGCTTCCAGTACGGACGGTTTTTGTTCGGTCGTGACCTTCAACGAAGGGGAGTTGGGAGAGTTTTTACCGGACGAAGTTGCCGAGCCGGATGCAG AACCAATGGAAGTTGAAGAACCGCAACAAAACGAGAAAGACGCTACTGAGGAAATAAAATCggatacaaaacaaataacaatccACAATACACAAAAAATAGATTCGTTTATCAAATTCAAAACACCTGGTGAAAATCGACCGGTgaaaaaaagtgaaaaatctCCCAAGAAAGCTAAAATTGATAGCAGCCAACAACAAAAGACACCAGTGAAAATAGATGTGTTGGTTGAAACAGCAATGCAATCCTGGTCAGATAACTCCAGTAATGACGTCATAAAACCTAAAGAAATGGATGTTGACAATAATAAAGATGAAATTATGGTCATAGAAGACAGTGAGGACATCAAATTAGTTTACGATGAAACAGAAAACTCAAAGTTGGATAATCAGTCACCGACAGAGAATCGTACTAAACCTGCGGAAACAAACAAATCTGTCCCCGACTCAAAGAAATCTCTAGTTAAAACCAATTTATCTCCTAAGCATTGTGAGACGCCGACTACAAAAACAAGTAATTTCTTTAAGCAGGCAAAAGTGACAGACATGAAAGAGCcagttgtaaataaaacagtagCAAGTCCGAAAACTCCTAGAAGAGTTAGTTTTGTGACCCTATCAAGTCCTAAGAACAGCAAGAAAAAGTGA